From a single Sus scrofa isolate TJ Tabasco breed Duroc chromosome 13, Sscrofa11.1, whole genome shotgun sequence genomic region:
- the LOC110256469 gene encoding uncharacterized protein LOC110256469 — MVGVERGVASARFPCPESVPTPPLLTPLLPAVSPLLFHLGGEPGLPFLEKTTPLHLFIPPGPPQAGLWQRAPSPSRLFSEKLDWAGASPRKRAWVRRPGATFQLLDFNMGSHSSSPLSLTPPSPSPSALGLRDFTVGTRVHTSGIGGLKRGSSPQSPGRELRIFSVREMKSTPAQSAFFHLLAAAGRRPVWHKHQGTPLLHRGSGGMTGARKCAVRN, encoded by the coding sequence ATGGTCGGGGTGGAACGCGGGGTCGCATCTGCAAGATTTCCCTGCCCGGAATCTGTCCCCACGCCTCCTCTTCTCACCCCGCTCCTCCCCGCCGTCAGCCCCCTCCTCTTCCATCTGGGAGGTGAGCCAGGGCTGCCCTTTCTAGAAAAAACTACCCCGCTCCACCTTTTCATCCCCCCTGGCCCGCCACAGGCCGGCTTGTGGCAGCGGGCTCCCTCTCCGTCCCGGCTTTTCTCAGAAAAGCTTGATTGGGCCGGAGCTTCCCCTAGAAAGCGTGCCTGGGTGAGGAGGCCAGGAGCCACTTTCCAGTTACTTGATTTTAACATGGGTTCTCATTCATCTTCACCCCTTTCTCTTACCCCTCCGTCCCCGTCCCCCTCCGCCCTTGGTCTCAGAGACTTCACAGTGGGGACTCGGGTTCACACTTCCGGAATAGGTGGTCTGAAACGCGGTTCAAgtccccagagcccagggagggAACTGCGCATTTTCTCCGTTCGAGAAATGAAATCCACTCCCGCCCAGTCTGCCTTCTTCCATCTACTAGCAGCTGCAGGCCGCAGGCCAGTTTGGCACAAACATCAAGGAACCCCACTTCTTCACCGGGGGAGCGGAGGGATGACTGGGGCTAGAAAGTGTGCAGTGAGAAATTAG
- the LOC110256366 gene encoding uncharacterized protein LOC110256366 — protein sequence MSPPAVRLRNPARTACCTRAPGGTARRRTLKEGAIVPCARSRSRIGLPESLKRRRCRCAGAREVFLPARVGGTVQQALTGCLLGRLRGRGDGPHEDQCLEPLFALRLARGAPRSALGSVLSALLRALAVQRTQALSRFPASARTRLPGRPFISSIVSTHPFTPFLLPLGGLSIPRTPPPKLSVLNLSQRRRRGRGRGRPPRWLRAPGSSVSRRKTQEGALGPALCTSGAATGRRKGKGCLCVRKFHLDRGPKAEQPILRKRGRGSMTQRKEMFHNASPGGKPRGQCLMKG from the exons ATGTCGCCTCCTGCGGTGCGCCTTCGGAACCCTGCGAGGACCGCTTGCTGCACCAGAGCCCCGGGAGGCACCGCGCGCCGCCGCACGCTCAAAGAAGGGGCTATTGTTCCG TGCGCGCGGAGCCGGTCGCGGATAGGGCTCCCTGAGTCACTAAAGAGGAGACGCTGCAGATGTGCCGGCGCGCGGGAAGTTTTTCTTCCAGCAAGAGTTGGAGGCACCGTGCAGCAGGCGCTGACCGGGTGTCTGCTGGGACGTCTCCGGGGCAGGGGCGACGGGCCACACGAGGATCAGTGCCTGGAGCCCCTCTTCGCCCTCCGCCTTGCTCGCGGTGCACCCCGCTCTGCGCTGGGGTCTGTTCTCTCGGCCCTACTGCGCGCCCTAGCTGTGCAACGGACCCAGGCTCTGAGCCGCTTTCCAGCGAGTGCAAGAACCAGGCTGCCCGGCCGCCCTTTTATATCTTCGATAGTCTCCACCCACCCCTTtacccccttcctcctccctcttggcggCCTTTCTATCCCCAGGACACCGCCCCCTAAACTCTCGGTGCTAAACCTCTCTCAGCGccgccggcgggggcgggggagggggcggcctcCGCGCTGGCTCCGCGCCCCTGGCTCGTCAGTCTCGCGGCGGAAGACGCAAGAGGGGGCTCTGGGACCAGCACTTTGTACGTCTGGGGCTGCAACAGGGAGAAG gaAAGGAAAAGGCTGCCTCTGCGTTAGGAAATTCCACCTCGATCGAGGTCCCAAAGCCGAGCAGCCGATCCTTCGAAAAAGAGGGAGGGGCTCAATGACACAGAGGAAGGAAATGTTTCATAACGCTTCCCCAGGCGGAAAACCACGGGGACAATG CTTGATGAAAGGGTAG